A single genomic interval of Melitaea cinxia chromosome 18, ilMelCinx1.1, whole genome shotgun sequence harbors:
- the LOC123662138 gene encoding uncharacterized protein LOC123662138 — MGRCTICNNQFSDGVQCSACGKQLDFGCAGLTEAGWRRLGTDRRSAWRCPSCRTASSAPLSPIEPASSATILHEIREIKLQMAEFHEIKDKLDCLPNLVEEIKSMKADIADLKKSCNFSAGLIDDLKVKSADIDKKVVDLEGRLSAAEDKINNLNSQLSNSEQRSRLNNVEIKGVPSRKDENLFQIAEAICREIGYSFPKTQINYISRVPTYNSKEKAIVICFLNRYIKEDFISAARNHKLLKAEDLGFHGSQQRVFVNDHLNSESKQLLNKVKQTAKEKKYAYVWVKFGKIHVRKNDNSGVFIVNKLSDLNKFV, encoded by the coding sequence ATGGGCAGATGTACAATTTGTAACAACCAATTCTCCGACGGCGTTCAATGCTCCGCGTGTGGGAAACAGTTGGACTTCGGTTGTGCGGGCTTGACTGAGGCTGGCTGGAGAAGATTGGGCACGGACCGCCGATCAGCTTGGAGATGTCCGTCCTGCAGAACCGCTAGTTCAGCTCCTCTTAGTCCTATTGAACCAGCTTCATCAGCCACTATTTTGCATGAGATTCGGGAGATCAAGCTACAGATGGCGGAATTCCATGAAATCAAGGACAAATTGGATTGTCTTCCGAACTTGGTGGAAGAAATCAAATCCATGAAAGCCGACATTGCCGATTTAAAAAAGTCGTGCAACTTTTCGGCTGGATTAATTGATGACCTTAAAGTGAAGTCTGCTGATATAGACAAAAAAGTCGTAGATTTGGAGGGTAGATTGTCTGCTGCTGAAGATAAAATTAACAATCTAAATTCTCAGCTGTCAAATTCTGAGCAAAGATCACGACTGAATAATGTGGAGATTAAGGGCGTGCCATCAAGGAAAGATGAAAATTTATTCCAAATTGCTGAAGCCATCTGTAGGGAGATCGGATATAGCTTTCCAAAAACTCAGATAAATTATATCTCAAGAGTGCCTACGTATAACTCAAAGGAGAAGGCAATAGTGATATGCTTTTTAAATCGATACATCAAGGAGGATTTTATATCGGCAGCGCGCAATCATAAACTGTTGAAAGCTGAAGATTTGGGTTTTCATGGGTCACAGCAACGCGTATTTGTGAATGATCATTTGAATTCTGAGtccaaacaattattaaataaggtCAAACAAACtgcaaaagagaaaaaatatgcGTACGTGTGGGTTAAATTCGGCAAAATTCATGTAAGAAAAAATGATAACTCTGGAGTGTTTATAGTTAATAAGTTGAGTGATTTAAACAAGTTTGTTTAG